Genomic segment of uncultured Umboniibacter sp.:
GCACGCCGGTGAAGTGCCTGACAATTTTACTGACTTAGAAGCATTACCTGGTGTAGGTCATAAAACGGCTGGTGTTGTCATGGCACAGGCTTTTGGCCATCCCGCGTTCCCCGTAGATACCCATATTCATCGACTCGCTCAACGCTGGGGCCTAAGCTCCGGAAAATCGGTAGAGCAGACCGAGAGGGATCTAAAACGTTTATTCCCTGAGCCGTCCTGGAATAAGCTTCACCTTCAGATTATCTTTTGGGGACGTGACTACTGTACTGCCAGAGGTTGTGACGGGCGGGTGTGTGAAATTTGCACCACCACCTACCCCAATAGAAAGCACGCTAAAAAGCTAAAGAAGCCCTAAGTATTTTGATCCAAAGAAAAGATTATGTCGTAACTCAGACAAAACCAAACGTGAGGCGTAATGACACGGCTCAACGATTAAAAACAAGAGGATAAACTATGAAATTTTTCGCTGCTGCCTTAACTGCGCTAATCAGCCTCAATGCATTCGCTCTGGAAGTAGGCGATAAAGCACCCGCATTCGAACTGCCTGCCAGCGATGGTAACACCTACAACTCTGAA
This window contains:
- the nth gene encoding endonuclease III translates to MNKADRVHFIFEKLMKTYPQPPVPLDHFDSYSLLVAVLLSAQCTDARVNTVTPSLWQLADNPFDMAQQSVADIQAIIRPCGLSPQKAKAIQGLSQILVDKHAGEVPDNFTDLEALPGVGHKTAGVVMAQAFGHPAFPVDTHIHRLAQRWGLSSGKSVEQTERDLKRLFPEPSWNKLHLQIIFWGRDYCTARGCDGRVCEICTTTYPNRKHAKKLKKP